A genomic stretch from Bifidobacterium sp. ESL0769 includes:
- a CDS encoding DUF2975 domain-containing protein gives MGSEQPKETPNARTLPQKSGNSKSGHSAHMSHHTLAILLEVTDACVVAACLALTIIVIPAAEKVDELKQGSAVLTAIGMLPLAVVAVCAWKLFSAIGHEETFTSTNVRRIRIIAMAFTISATVWLVELIVSLVAVSNSRRLVILGLGMAFLFCLVLAVVSAALASLTATATELKNENDLVI, from the coding sequence ATGGGATCCGAACAACCCAAAGAAACCCCGAACGCCCGGACTCTGCCGCAAAAATCCGGAAACAGCAAAAGCGGGCACAGTGCACACATGTCGCACCACACACTTGCCATCCTGCTTGAAGTCACCGACGCCTGCGTAGTCGCCGCGTGTCTGGCGCTGACAATCATCGTGATCCCAGCCGCGGAAAAGGTCGATGAGCTCAAGCAGGGATCGGCCGTTCTCACCGCCATCGGGATGTTACCTTTGGCCGTGGTAGCCGTATGCGCGTGGAAACTGTTCTCGGCAATCGGACATGAAGAAACCTTCACGTCCACCAACGTCCGCCGGATACGGATAATCGCCATGGCCTTCACCATCTCCGCGACGGTGTGGCTGGTCGAGCTCATCGTCTCCCTCGTCGCCGTCTCCAACAGCCGTCGGCTCGTCATTCTCGGGCTGGGCATGGCGTTTCTCTTCTGCCTTGTGCTCGCGGTGGTGTCCGCCGCTCTTGCCTCGCTGACCGCCACCGCGACGGAGCTGAAAAACGAAAACGATCTGGTGATCTGA
- a CDS encoding catalase, with protein sequence MTANLNNASGQPWADNTHSQTAGVRGPVLLQDYQLVEKLAHFNRERIPERVVHAKGAGAYGTFKLTKDMSEYTKADVFNGEGKETPIFLRFSQVAGELGYPDTLRDVRGFALRFYTQQGNYDIVGNNTPTFFIQDPLKFPDFIHSQKRDPRTHLRNATRQWDFWAHSPETVHQVTYLMGDRGNPASYRTMNGYGSHTFKWVTADGTAFWVKYHFMSEQGVVNMSEETAAKAASEDTDYLLHELFDAIESKNYPSWKVCVQILPYEEGLNYKHDIFDITKVVSHKDYPLIEIGEFTLNRNPDNYFEDVEESAFAPANFVPGIEPSPDKMLQGRLFAYKDAARYRLGANYEQLKVNRPLGEVHNYERDGFMSNNAQDGAVDYEPNSFDGPREDTSARNHGDQLEGKTGNYAAYEPDNFGAAGALYNVLSEEEKQRLVATIASNLGQVEGEHAEEIKILETKQFYQADPDYGTRVAEALGLNLDDIK encoded by the coding sequence TTGACTGCCAATCTCAACAACGCATCCGGCCAGCCCTGGGCCGACAACACCCATTCGCAGACAGCCGGCGTGCGTGGACCTGTGCTGCTGCAGGACTACCAGCTGGTCGAGAAGCTCGCGCACTTCAACCGCGAGCGCATCCCAGAGCGCGTGGTGCACGCCAAGGGCGCAGGCGCCTACGGCACCTTCAAGCTGACGAAGGACATGAGCGAATACACGAAAGCCGACGTCTTCAACGGCGAGGGCAAGGAAACCCCGATCTTCCTGCGCTTCTCCCAGGTGGCCGGCGAGCTCGGCTACCCCGACACCCTACGTGACGTGCGCGGCTTCGCGCTGCGCTTCTATACCCAGCAGGGCAACTACGACATCGTCGGCAACAACACGCCGACCTTCTTCATCCAAGACCCGCTGAAGTTCCCCGACTTCATCCACTCCCAGAAACGCGACCCGCGCACCCACCTGCGCAACGCGACCCGCCAGTGGGACTTCTGGGCGCACTCCCCCGAGACCGTGCACCAGGTCACCTACCTGATGGGCGACCGCGGCAACCCGGCCAGCTACCGCACCATGAACGGCTATGGCAGCCACACCTTCAAGTGGGTCACCGCCGATGGCACCGCCTTCTGGGTCAAGTACCACTTCATGAGCGAGCAGGGCGTGGTCAACATGAGCGAGGAGACCGCCGCCAAGGCCGCCAGCGAGGACACCGACTACCTGCTGCACGAGCTCTTCGACGCCATCGAGTCCAAGAACTACCCGTCATGGAAGGTCTGCGTGCAGATTCTGCCTTACGAAGAGGGTCTCAACTACAAGCACGACATCTTCGACATCACCAAGGTCGTCTCCCACAAGGACTACCCGCTCATCGAGATCGGCGAGTTCACCCTGAACCGCAACCCCGACAACTACTTCGAGGACGTCGAGGAGTCCGCGTTCGCGCCGGCCAACTTCGTGCCGGGCATCGAGCCCTCCCCCGACAAGATGCTGCAGGGCCGTCTCTTCGCCTACAAGGACGCCGCGCGCTACCGCCTCGGCGCCAACTACGAGCAGCTCAAGGTCAACCGCCCCTTGGGCGAGGTTCACAACTACGAGCGTGACGGTTTCATGTCCAACAATGCGCAGGACGGCGCGGTCGACTACGAGCCAAACAGCTTCGACGGCCCGAGAGAGGACACCTCCGCTCGCAACCACGGCGACCAGCTCGAAGGCAAGACCGGCAACTATGCTGCCTACGAGCCCGACAACTTCGGTGCCGCCGGTGCGCTCTACAACGTGCTGAGCGAGGAAGAGAAGCAGCGTCTGGTCGCCACCATCGCCTCCAACCTGGGTCAGGTCGAAGGCGAACACGCCGAGGAAATCAAGATTCTCGAGACCAAGCAGTTCTATCAGGCCGACCCGGATTACGGCACCCGTGTCGCCGAGGCGCTCGGGCTGAATCTCGACGATATCAAGTGA
- the yaaA gene encoding peroxide stress protein YaaA, with product MHLLLPPSEGKSAPSKGPAFDLDELSFPEFNDARETVLSTLIEVSNREDAAKILKVGAKGAQEIVAQRDILSAPCAPAREVYTGVLYEAAQLRKDDDVLIFSGLFGVTKGEDLIPAYRLSMNVSLPGIGPLKSFWRKQFAGWSPNSDFTGDSKISCQTKNNNMVGDTKVQESSVPGFVRDADVTVDLRSELYRVTKPALSNDNGAWWDVRIANSQNKTISHMAKHYRGLLTRALLDAPNGSVDETARTLGTVSIESIGNIRHLTLVPAGL from the coding sequence ATGCATCTTCTCTTACCGCCGTCCGAAGGCAAGTCCGCACCGAGCAAAGGGCCGGCGTTTGATTTGGATGAACTCTCATTTCCGGAATTCAACGATGCCAGAGAAACGGTTTTGTCGACGTTGATTGAAGTGTCGAATCGTGAGGATGCGGCGAAAATCCTGAAAGTAGGAGCAAAAGGCGCGCAAGAGATCGTTGCCCAGCGCGACATTCTTTCCGCACCCTGTGCACCGGCCCGTGAGGTCTATACAGGCGTGCTGTATGAAGCGGCGCAGTTGCGCAAAGATGATGACGTGTTGATTTTCTCAGGCCTGTTCGGTGTGACCAAAGGTGAGGATTTGATACCTGCCTATCGCCTTTCGATGAACGTATCGCTTCCCGGCATCGGCCCGCTGAAATCGTTCTGGCGCAAGCAATTTGCGGGCTGGAGCCCCAATAGTGACTTTACCGGAGATTCAAAGATTTCCTGCCAAACAAAAAATAATAATATGGTCGGAGATACGAAAGTCCAAGAATCGTCGGTACCCGGCTTCGTACGCGACGCTGACGTCACGGTCGACTTGCGTTCCGAACTTTATCGTGTCACCAAGCCGGCTTTGTCAAACGATAATGGCGCGTGGTGGGACGTTCGTATCGCCAATTCCCAAAACAAAACCATCTCCCACATGGCCAAGCACTACCGAGGTCTGCTCACTCGGGCCCTGCTTGATGCTCCGAACGGATCTGTAGACGAGACCGCCCGCACCCTTGGCACAGTCAGCATCGAGAGTATCGGCAATATTCGCCATCTGACGTTGGTGCCTGCTGGCCTCTGA
- a CDS encoding cytidine deaminase, translated as MADQKIDKKQLIEKAFDVQQRAYTPYSHFRVGAALLCADGKIYQGCNIENAGLTATNCAERTAFFKAISEGERKFTAIAIVGNPEGVEATERTYCSPCGVCRQVMAEFCDLKTFDIIMAKSADDYIENTLDEVLPLAFTGANLD; from the coding sequence ATGGCAGATCAGAAAATAGACAAGAAGCAATTGATTGAAAAGGCGTTTGATGTTCAGCAGCGCGCTTACACCCCGTATTCGCATTTCAGGGTGGGTGCCGCGTTGCTTTGCGCGGACGGGAAGATCTACCAGGGGTGCAACATCGAGAACGCCGGCCTGACCGCCACGAATTGCGCGGAACGAACGGCGTTCTTCAAGGCGATTTCCGAGGGTGAGAGGAAGTTCACCGCCATCGCGATCGTCGGCAATCCGGAAGGTGTGGAAGCCACGGAGCGCACCTATTGCTCACCTTGCGGCGTGTGCAGGCAGGTGATGGCGGAATTCTGTGATTTGAAAACGTTCGACATCATCATGGCGAAGAGCGCAGACGACTACATCGAGAATACGCTGGACGAGGTTCTGCCGCTTGCCTTCACTGGTGCCAATCTGGACTAG
- a CDS encoding 3-phosphoshikimate 1-carboxyvinyltransferase yields the protein MTSVETSDFPDPWPAPTAEQPLDATVVIPGSKSLSNRYLILAALGSRPVTIEGMLRSRDTELMAGALRTLGVGVEFDKTEETRVTVTPPTNGRFAGNVTVFCGLAGTVMRFVPGLALFADGPVRFDGDKQAYARPMHPLLDGLGQLGAYVEYEGKPGFLPFTITPPEAWESDENEQDYVDSSSSSGAAGFSVSQLSSVAIDSSSSSQFISSLLLIGSRLSHGLELWHTGSKLPSMPHICMTMADVSGAGGQAEMPEIGHWLEPHRSLQLPDGVVVEPDLSNAAPFLGAAMIAGGTVSVPNWPTTTTQPGGLLPDILQKMGANVTLDGRPFDEVMADVRNPQTLASVPRNGTLTVSMDGPIRGLGKGFDMSAAGEIAPSIAALATLADSPSELVGIGHLRGHETNRLAALVTEITRIGAKAEELPDGLTITPVPHNQLHGEIMETYADHRIATFAAMIGLAVPGIRIRNIATTRKTIPDFPGMWHKMLES from the coding sequence ATGACAAGCGTTGAAACCTCTGATTTCCCGGATCCATGGCCTGCACCGACGGCCGAACAGCCATTGGACGCCACCGTCGTCATTCCCGGTAGCAAATCGCTCTCCAATCGTTATCTGATTCTGGCGGCGCTGGGCAGCCGGCCCGTCACGATCGAGGGCATGCTGCGTTCGCGTGACACCGAGTTGATGGCCGGTGCCTTGCGGACGCTTGGGGTTGGTGTCGAATTCGATAAGACAGAAGAGACTCGTGTGACGGTCACTCCGCCTACGAACGGCCGATTCGCTGGCAATGTCACCGTTTTCTGCGGGCTTGCCGGAACGGTGATGCGTTTTGTTCCTGGTCTGGCGCTGTTCGCCGACGGTCCGGTGCGTTTTGATGGCGACAAACAGGCCTATGCACGGCCGATGCATCCGCTGCTCGACGGGCTTGGGCAGTTGGGAGCGTATGTCGAATACGAAGGGAAGCCCGGTTTTCTTCCGTTCACCATTACGCCGCCGGAAGCGTGGGAAAGCGATGAAAACGAGCAGGATTATGTGGATTCGAGCTCCTCTTCTGGTGCTGCTGGTTTTTCAGTTTCACAGCTTTCATCCGTGGCCATTGATTCGTCGTCATCGTCGCAATTCATTTCCAGTCTGCTGTTAATCGGCTCACGATTATCGCACGGCTTGGAGTTATGGCACACTGGAAGCAAGCTTCCCAGTATGCCGCATATTTGTATGACGATGGCCGATGTCAGCGGCGCTGGCGGGCAGGCCGAAATGCCTGAAATCGGCCACTGGCTTGAGCCTCACCGTTCGTTGCAACTGCCTGACGGGGTAGTGGTGGAACCGGATCTGTCGAATGCCGCCCCGTTCCTCGGAGCCGCGATGATTGCCGGTGGAACGGTGAGTGTGCCGAACTGGCCGACCACCACCACGCAGCCGGGTGGCTTGCTTCCCGATATTCTGCAGAAAATGGGTGCAAACGTCACCTTGGATGGCAGGCCGTTCGATGAGGTCATGGCAGACGTGCGCAACCCTCAAACGTTGGCTTCGGTACCCAGAAACGGAACGTTGACGGTCTCGATGGACGGCCCGATTCGCGGACTTGGCAAGGGATTCGATATGTCGGCGGCAGGAGAGATCGCCCCGAGCATCGCCGCGTTGGCGACATTGGCCGACAGTCCCAGCGAGCTTGTCGGCATCGGCCATCTTCGCGGTCATGAGACAAACCGCCTGGCAGCGCTCGTTACGGAAATCACCAGAATCGGCGCCAAAGCTGAGGAACTTCCGGACGGGCTGACCATCACGCCGGTGCCACATAATCAGTTGCACGGCGAAATCATGGAAACCTACGCCGACCACCGCATAGCCACGTTCGCCGCGATGATTGGCCTGGCGGTCCCCGGCATCCGCATCCGCAACATCGCCACCACTCGCAAGACCATTCCCGATTTTCCGGGTATGTGGCACAAGATGCTTGAAAGTTAG
- a CDS encoding acetate kinase has translation MAKTVLVINSGSSSIKYQLVDLENGSALASGLVEKIGEPIDGHYKHEYNGEKHELEEPIKTHADGLKRVLGFFKEYGPDLQESGIVAVGHRVVQGGSVFPQPALVNAKTIQQVKDLAVLAPLHNGPEATGAEVMEQLLPDVPQIFVFDSSFFFQLPKEASTYALNKEVAEKYKIRRYGAHGTSHEYIGGVVPSVVGKPAEGLKQIVLHIGNGASASAQISGRPIDTSMGLTPLEGLMMGGRTGDIDPAAVFHLIRNAHMNVDEIDELFNKKSGMTGMTGYGDMREVDRLISEGNEDAILAMDVYIHRIVGYIGNYTAQMGGVDVITFTAGVGENDNNVRARVCERLAPFGVKLDKEKNDARSKEPRIISTPDSSVIIAVIPTNEELAIAHKADKIATEGKDSYGNVFQK, from the coding sequence ATGGCGAAAACCGTCCTTGTCATCAATTCCGGTTCCAGCTCAATCAAATACCAGCTGGTGGATCTCGAAAACGGGTCAGCTCTTGCTAGCGGCCTCGTGGAGAAGATCGGCGAACCTATCGATGGCCATTACAAGCATGAATACAATGGTGAGAAGCACGAGCTCGAAGAGCCGATCAAGACCCACGCCGACGGCCTGAAGCGCGTTCTCGGCTTCTTCAAGGAATACGGTCCCGACCTTCAGGAATCCGGCATCGTCGCCGTCGGCCACCGCGTGGTGCAGGGCGGTTCCGTCTTCCCGCAGCCGGCGCTCGTCAACGCCAAGACCATCCAGCAGGTCAAGGACCTGGCCGTGCTCGCGCCGCTGCACAACGGCCCTGAAGCCACCGGCGCCGAGGTCATGGAACAGCTGCTGCCCGACGTGCCGCAAATCTTCGTCTTCGACTCCTCCTTCTTCTTCCAGCTTCCGAAGGAAGCCAGCACTTATGCGCTGAACAAGGAAGTCGCCGAGAAGTACAAGATTCGCCGCTACGGCGCCCACGGCACCAGCCACGAGTACATCGGCGGCGTCGTCCCGAGCGTCGTCGGCAAGCCTGCCGAAGGCCTCAAGCAGATCGTGCTGCACATCGGCAACGGCGCTTCCGCCTCCGCGCAGATTTCCGGTCGTCCGATCGACACCTCCATGGGCCTGACCCCGCTCGAGGGTCTGATGATGGGCGGACGTACCGGTGACATCGACCCGGCCGCCGTCTTCCACCTCATCCGCAATGCCCACATGAACGTGGACGAAATCGACGAGCTCTTCAACAAGAAGTCCGGCATGACCGGCATGACCGGCTACGGTGACATGCGCGAGGTCGATCGCCTCATCAGCGAAGGCAACGAGGATGCCATCCTCGCCATGGACGTCTACATCCACCGCATCGTCGGCTACATCGGCAACTACACCGCGCAAATGGGCGGCGTGGACGTGATTACCTTCACCGCCGGCGTCGGCGAGAACGACAACAACGTGCGCGCCCGCGTCTGCGAGCGTCTCGCACCGTTCGGCGTAAAGCTCGACAAGGAGAAGAACGACGCCCGTTCCAAGGAACCGCGCATCATCTCCACCCCCGACAGCTCCGTGATCATCGCCGTCATCCCCACCAACGAGGAGCTGGCGATCGCCCACAAGGCCGACAAGATCGCGACCGAAGGCAAGGATAGCTACGGCAACGTCTTCCAGAAGTGA
- a CDS encoding isopeptide-forming domain-containing fimbrial protein yields MNLNKRICSVIGVVLSAATMLALGIVGVGSATAETTAVNLSTTTNKFGTITVKNATPGHSYAVVQVGKYSHAATDGTQLTGISLDSTGVSTVDTAVGTAAHAADSSAPNTGNVISWVGTHWLGFTDSSNTHNSDATSNAFPYTGTLRDFVQQLDTTIHTSRYNFNPPETASSSSPNPTVTFSHLSIGMYLVEDVTAMPPVGTPGHSDSIPMLVGTTIGENNTLNGTKIGEINDKTDTVTVDKSLIGGTAVNGQELSYKITTNVPLWTRYDKYYFEIVDMPGAGLELDMSSVAITIGGGGVGTGKYTVTEDETAGINGGKDFHILFTNNSIEDYTPGLQIVVTYKMMVKDASKSMINQAKIVHSGRNTGTDCASDPTASGCTTETPLTDDSSSEAVSYSVTIRDFFNDGSTKTPTKGATFKVYDDTEDSAHAHALTFKTDTAISATEGEYTYDTSTSSTAIVGAAAYDTLKIDGLKADKYSFVEETAPTNVLQSVKPSFKVEITDANVSGHPKDTKFVFHADIWDLASVDTENVVGSEPHSVADGGQVESTNFNVRIDNVDSLTNLPLTGGMGLLLLLVLGLLFGSAAVVFTVLHRRSVLNSKRI; encoded by the coding sequence ATGAATTTGAACAAAAGGATATGCAGCGTCATCGGCGTGGTACTTTCCGCGGCGACGATGCTGGCTTTGGGAATTGTGGGTGTCGGCTCCGCAACGGCGGAAACGACGGCTGTCAATCTGAGCACCACAACGAATAAATTCGGCACGATCACGGTCAAGAACGCAACCCCTGGCCATTCCTACGCTGTGGTGCAAGTAGGAAAGTACTCCCACGCGGCCACGGACGGCACGCAGCTTACCGGCATCTCTCTTGACTCGACCGGTGTCAGCACTGTAGATACTGCGGTCGGGACGGCTGCCCACGCGGCGGATAGCTCTGCGCCGAACACCGGCAATGTCATCAGCTGGGTCGGTACCCATTGGTTGGGATTCACCGATAGCAGCAACACGCATAATTCCGATGCGACTTCGAACGCATTCCCTTATACCGGCACGCTCCGTGATTTCGTCCAACAGCTTGACACGACAATCCATACGTCTCGTTACAACTTCAATCCGCCTGAGACCGCCTCCTCCTCATCACCCAACCCCACGGTCACGTTCTCGCATCTGTCGATCGGCATGTATTTGGTCGAGGATGTAACGGCTATGCCGCCCGTCGGAACACCCGGTCATTCGGATTCGATTCCGATGCTGGTCGGCACCACTATCGGTGAAAATAACACCCTTAACGGGACCAAGATCGGTGAGATCAACGACAAGACCGATACCGTCACTGTTGACAAGTCTCTGATTGGCGGCACTGCCGTCAATGGCCAGGAATTGAGTTATAAGATTACGACCAACGTGCCGCTTTGGACAAGATACGACAAGTATTACTTCGAGATTGTCGATATGCCTGGAGCCGGTCTCGAACTGGACATGAGCAGCGTTGCGATCACGATCGGCGGGGGTGGCGTCGGTACGGGGAAATACACCGTTACCGAGGATGAAACTGCGGGAATCAACGGAGGCAAGGACTTCCATATCCTCTTCACCAACAACAGCATTGAAGACTATACACCAGGACTGCAAATCGTGGTCACCTACAAGATGATGGTCAAGGATGCCAGCAAGTCGATGATCAACCAGGCCAAGATCGTGCATTCTGGCAGGAACACCGGCACTGACTGCGCCAGCGATCCCACGGCTAGCGGGTGCACGACGGAAACGCCGCTGACCGACGACAGCTCCAGCGAAGCCGTCAGCTACTCGGTCACCATCCGTGACTTTTTCAACGACGGTTCGACCAAAACGCCGACCAAAGGCGCGACGTTCAAGGTCTACGACGATACGGAGGATTCCGCTCACGCCCATGCTTTGACGTTCAAAACAGACACCGCGATTTCCGCCACCGAAGGCGAATACACCTATGACACCAGCACCAGCAGCACGGCTATCGTCGGCGCTGCAGCCTATGACACATTGAAGATCGATGGTCTCAAGGCCGACAAGTATTCGTTCGTCGAAGAGACCGCCCCGACCAATGTATTGCAGAGCGTCAAGCCGAGCTTCAAGGTTGAGATTACCGACGCCAACGTATCGGGCCACCCCAAAGACACCAAGTTCGTGTTCCATGCGGATATCTGGGATCTGGCCAGTGTCGATACCGAAAACGTTGTGGGGAGCGAGCCTCACAGCGTGGCTGATGGCGGCCAGGTGGAGTCCACCAACTTCAACGTGAGGATCGATAACGTGGATTCGCTCACCAACCTGCCGTTGACAGGTGGCATGGGTCTCCTGCTGCTACTTGTGCTGGGCCTTTTGTTCGGCAGCGCAGCCGTTGTGTTCACTGTGTTGCATCGTCGCAGCGTGCTCAACAGCAAGAGAATCTGA
- a CDS encoding class C sortase → MNERKTEGPKQTDQSELPLGFQPFEAAVRCPRNRSAAIYRAVLRALRDLFILLTVIVFLWAPAARMIRARNESIASVEAAREMAQWRRGHVEKEYRSAVQYNQRIVDSGQHKLGEAIDPFIDDPDEDTISKRDKDYQSMLKTTNGVMGTVKIPKISLKLPFYHGTSKAILQVGIGHLYGTSLPVGGKSTNSVLTGHRGMVDAELFTRLNELKKGDIIYIETLNRTMGYRVSDINVVNPTDVHLYKVVPGQDLLTLMTCTPYGINTQRLVITAKRGNLPNKVPYYRGDQDAVLLAGITGVTVLLIGSLWAMHRNYKLLVPPSWHYDGSPVAWWSMFSRRTDTRALFNRGRCKT, encoded by the coding sequence ATGAACGAGAGGAAAACCGAAGGGCCAAAGCAGACGGATCAGTCCGAGCTGCCGCTTGGGTTTCAGCCCTTTGAAGCCGCCGTGCGTTGTCCTCGCAACCGTTCGGCGGCCATCTATCGAGCTGTTCTCAGGGCCTTGCGCGATCTTTTCATACTGCTCACTGTGATTGTGTTCCTTTGGGCTCCGGCGGCCAGAATGATCAGGGCTAGGAATGAGAGCATCGCCTCTGTCGAGGCGGCTCGGGAAATGGCCCAATGGCGGCGTGGACACGTCGAAAAGGAATATCGCAGCGCCGTTCAATACAACCAACGTATAGTTGATTCCGGTCAGCACAAGCTGGGTGAAGCCATCGATCCGTTCATCGACGATCCCGACGAAGACACGATTTCCAAGCGCGACAAGGACTATCAGTCGATGCTGAAAACGACAAACGGGGTGATGGGTACCGTAAAGATTCCCAAGATTTCTCTGAAACTGCCGTTTTACCATGGCACCTCCAAGGCTATCCTGCAGGTCGGTATCGGCCATCTTTACGGCACGAGCCTTCCGGTGGGCGGCAAATCGACAAACAGTGTGCTCACCGGCCACCGCGGCATGGTGGACGCCGAACTGTTTACTCGACTCAATGAGCTCAAAAAGGGCGACATCATCTACATCGAGACGCTCAACCGCACAATGGGTTACCGTGTCAGCGACATCAATGTCGTCAATCCCACCGACGTACATCTTTACAAGGTGGTACCGGGGCAGGACCTGCTCACATTGATGACCTGTACGCCTTACGGCATCAACACGCAACGGTTGGTCATCACCGCCAAAAGAGGCAACCTTCCCAATAAGGTTCCTTACTATCGCGGTGATCAGGACGCCGTGCTCCTGGCGGGAATCACCGGGGTTACCGTTTTGCTGATCGGGTCGCTATGGGCGATGCACCGCAACTACAAGCTGCTCGTACCGCCTTCGTGGCACTACGACGGCTCGCCGGTGGCATGGTGGAGCATGTTCTCGCGCAGGACGGATACCCGTGCGCTCTTCAACAGAGGTCGATGTAAAACATAA